The proteins below are encoded in one region of Candidatus Methylomirabilis sp.:
- a CDS encoding P-II family nitrogen regulator — MKKIEAIIKPFKVDEVKTALAEIGIQGLTISEVKGFGRQKGHTELYRGAEYTIDFLPKVKVEVVVPDGRCDQVVDTIQAAAKTGRIGDGKIFILPCEEAVRIRTGERGEAAI, encoded by the coding sequence ATGAAGAAGATCGAGGCCATCATCAAGCCCTTCAAGGTGGACGAGGTGAAGACCGCCCTGGCGGAGATCGGCATCCAGGGGCTGACCATCAGCGAGGTGAAGGGGTTCGGCCGGCAGAAGGGGCACACGGAACTGTACCGGGGGGCGGAGTACACGATCGATTTCCTGCCGAAGGTGAAGGTGGAGGTCGTGGTCCCCGATGGGCGGTGCGACCAGGTGGTGGATACGATCCAGGCGGCCGCCAAGACCGGCCGGATCGGTGACGGCAAGATCTTCATCCTCCCCTGCGAGGAGGCGGTTCGGATCCGGACAGGGGAGCGAGGCGAGGCCGCGATTTAG